CTATAAATAGTGGACAGTTTCTTTGACAGAGGTAATTTGAAGCCAGCATAATATTGAATCTGTGGTATGATTATTATTAAAGACCATTATGGAGCTCTACAATAAACAAGAGTAAGTGAGGCAAAAAGAAATCCAGATGTTGTTGATCAATGAAGAACACTAGGAAACAATGCTGCAGCCAAGGCTTCTAAGAAGCTGCTGAATCTTCCTACAGTTTCAGAAAGCCCTTGCGGGGGCACGAGCCTCTACGATATATACTAGACTATCTATCTACACACTAGTGTAgcgttctgtttgtttgtctgtcctCCTAAACATTCATCTATATATACACTTGTTTCCTAGTACATTGGTTTTGGTATGATGGTCATTTTCACAGTATTTATTCTAACAACCTGTGGGTATAAGaggtcttttcatcttctgatgtcttcctgAATCTCTCTTCAGACATTAAGTTTTCATTTTACCTCCTTAGTTAGgtttatttctactttttcttttctttttttcaggctATTGTAAATGGTATCATTTCCATGATCTCTTTTTTAATGTGTCTTTTGTTGCTATTATAGAAAGGCTTCTAATTTTTGCAAGGTGATTTTGTATCTTACTACTTGGTTCAATGAGTTGATCACTTATGGAAGTTTTCTAGTGGGATCTTTAGGATCTTTTATGTATAAGATCGTGTGATCTACAAAGAGATAGCTTGACTTCTTTTCTGACTTGTGATCCTTGACTTGCTTTTTCTTGTCGTTCTGCTTTACAGCGAGTCTAACACTATATTGAGAATAAGTGGGACAGTGGACAGCTCTGtctcagtcctgattttattcatttttgttttgtgtttttaatggtttgtttatctgtttgtttgttttgagacagattttctttctatgttaccctggctaacctggaacttactacgtagaccaggatggccttaagttcacagagatccactgacCTCTGCCACCCAAGGACTGAGAGTAAAGGAgctcaccaccatgcccagccttgctcctgattttaaattaagaaatgcTGATACTAgcagaaacagtcttccccagagaagaacaCTTAGGTTTCTTATCCCATATAAAATGGTCAGGCCcaaaacacatatacaagtaGTTTCATGTAGACTGAACACAACATTGTTATTTATATACTGGGGAATATGAATAAGTAGTGGACAGacagtatacatacacacacacacacacacacgtatgtatatcaacaattacagaaaaagatgccataaatttgaaagaaagctgGGGACACACTGAAAGggttagaggaaagaaaaggcaggggtaaaattatattattttataatctctctctaatttaaataaacaattcAGATTCATGGGCATATGCTTATAATCCTGGTGCTGGTGGAGAAATGCTGGTCCTTAAAGCTCAgcggccagccagtctagcctactcagggcagtgagaaatCCAGAAAAGTGAGATGAATGGTTCCAGAGGAGTCATGTCCAAGGCTAACCCCTGGCCCTCAATACATGGACACGTGTATGTACACAACCATACATGATCACacaatgcacacaaatgcacagataaataattaaaataaaaagtagaaagtgtggggggaaatagctcagtagttaaagcaTGTAtccttgagttcagatccctggcatCCTGTGAGCTGGCTGTGATGATGCACATTGGCAATCTCAGCACTCCTATCtggagaaaggaaacagagacaagGAAATCCTCAGAAGCACACAGAGCAGCTAGCCTGGCATGCACAGCAGCAAAACGACAACAGACCCTGCTCAAACATGATGGAAGGCAGAGACCAACACTGAAGGCTGTCCCTCGAGCTCCATATGCATGACTTGGCACCTGTACACTCACACTAACACagagatgaaaatttaaaaccagTTTTCAGTGTCTAATTGAATGGGCTTTCCAGAAGCAACATGAAAGCTAGGTGGTAAAAACTGTACCCAGATACTCAGGATAAGAGAGGAGCATTGTCCTGGAGTGCCTGTAATACAGTAGAGAAGCACTGACCTGGTACGCCTGTAAGAGCATGTGGATGACTCCTGGAGCACCATGGCACCAGTGGACCAATCGATCTGTTTCATTGCTTAGTGAAGATGGATAATTTCCAGATCTGAATTTTTTGTGGCGTACATAATCAATGCTGGGTTTCACCATTTCTATTAAAGTGTCTTGGTCCACTTTTGCTTCTGGCTTTaaagacacaaaaaagaaaaccattaatttttctgattttctaaAACTATTGTAGCATTGGCCTTCAGGGAAGCTGCTGGTCCCAGGAACTTTAGAAATAGTATGAAAGCTACCTAAAATGAAGATGGTCCCTCTTTCTGTTATCCTTTTACAACTTGATATAATGTGTGTATAGTACAGTCTGCATGTGTCTGGTCTATCTAAAGATTTTGTGATAGATCACAAAGACTTTGGGAATTGAGGCGAGTCCAGAGTAAGAGCACAGTGACACaggaacaacagcaacaaattaGTAAATCAGTGTTTCCAAAAGGATATTTTTGCCTCATCTCTGGGGTAGTATTGCTCACTGGGAGAGAGAGGTGGACGTTCCTGAGGCCAATAACCCAACACAGTGATCCCATGTGCTGTGAAGACTTCACtccctttgctctcttctatgcctggctttctctgctcaaaacagatgatttctttttttcaagtccCAATTCCTTTTGCAGTTAATAGGAATTGACTAGAAGGAAGAGTCTAACAGAGCCAAAGGCTCCTTAGAGGTGTTTGAAGAGGCCCCTTCCTCTACTACACTGGCTTCATCTtgactcagatatctgcctggaTTGTGGTCCATGTCACTCACATTCCCCCAGTTCTGCAACTGTGCAGGAGAAACAgcttgctctctttctccttgGGCGTCTCTGTGTGGTTTTCTGTCCTCTTAGGCCacggcattttttttaaaacttatttttagtttACATCTTTTCATTTTGAGCTCCTATTTGTCTCCAAGTTTTTTTCCAAAGAATTAGAATTTctgttcttgttctttctgttattttttgaaaagatttttaagaaAACTTTGTTTTTGTGGGGCCAATGAAAACATGgactttcatttttcaaatgtaaatagaaatattttcatatagaCTATACTGACAGGCTTCTAAATGACAAccaagagacagcatgaccacagGACATGTGGCATGGTATAGAGGCTATAAGACATGTGGTATGGTACAGAGAATATGTACATACAGCTCTCACCCCAACTTCATCACACCAGTTAGCCACCTCTGTAAAGGGAGCAACTCAGCTCCATCACTTAGCTACGTCTGTAAAAGCTGGCATGTTTCTAAATACAGCAGTTATTAAACAGTGCTTCTGTGTATTTCACCTTAAAAGCAAAGAAGTAAAGTTCACAAGATTTGtatgtctcttttttctcttttgaagctGCTCATTTGTCTGAACTTGATTAAAATTTCCATGAAAGGGTAAAGATATTGATCGATACATTGTCACATGATTTGTATGTCTCTTACAGAACAAAACCAACCTAAGCATGTAAATCACACAACCTCCATTAAGGAGTTCCTACTTCAATCAGCAGGGCGAGAACAGAAGGAAGCTGTGGGTGATGAGCAACTATTCTGGTACAAACTATATACAGAATGTACTTCAGCAATTAACTGCTGTAAAGCCAAGTTAATTATCTGTGAGTCATAATAAGAACCTTTAATTCATCCTATTTGATCTCTATGAGGAATTTAATCCCCCATTCATATTGGTCTAATATATTGTAATATGGTCATTATATTTATTATCCCAGACAATTGTCACATACCTGCATTAACATGTAGTAGATGCCAGCCATACCATGGGCTGCTCCAACATATTGTTTCCTGTGCCATTGATATAACAGGGGGCAGCGctcagttttcctttcttcccttgatAGACTCTTTCCTGACTCAATAATAGCAGTGACAACCTATAGAGACAAGGAGACatcaaaaatcaaaagaagttACAAGCACCTTCATCTACTCTAATTGAAAGTGTGTGAGAGGACAcagattattaaataaaaaaatttaagcagCTATTATCTAACAATTACTTTTATTCAATAAATTCGGACagagagaaatcaggaaataatGTCTGAGGACAAAAACATGTAAGAAGTCTACCTATGGAATTGAAGTTCTTAGTATGAAAAGTTGACTAAATTCTATAGTCTGCCTATTAAAAACTATTCAAAACGTCTTACTTGCTTCAGAGCTAGAACATTTTTCCTAACGACAGCAATTACATCCCCAAGACAGGGTACATACACTAGCTCTGCTGATGCGGGAAGAGCTATGTGGTCTTCTGTTTTATGGACTAATGTCTAGAACAACTATGTGGCAAAGACTCACTTCACTTTACACGGGCATCTGGCCTTTTAGCTAGTCATCTAAGTTTTTAGAACGAGACGCGAGCAAACAAGAGGTGGGCATCTTGTAAACAGACCCCTGACAAAGGaagctgtttcttttccttttccaagCAGGCTAAGCGTGCCAAGTTATGTTCAGTTATGTGGGTAAGGGCACATATAGAGATCAGGAGAACAAAATGAAGGAGTATGCACACTGAAtcacagtcattttttttaactgtatagTTCTAATGAAACATAACCTATATGATTAAGATCATAAATTTCCTTAAAAAGATCTTTCAGAACATACattaattatttcttaaaaaaacattttatgagATGCCTTAAAAAAATTACTCCCCCCTAGAAGCAGAGGCTGGGAGTTAACACGCTAACAGATATTTTTGAGTATCAGTAAGTCCAGTAGGCCCACAATACCTCTTTAATAGCTGTCTCACCAACAGTGCCGGGGCCAATCTCTGTGTTCAGGTACAGTAAGGCATACAGGTATCCTGCCCGTCCATACAGCAGCTCATCAGGAAGCTCTGATTCTTGAGAGACAATAGTTCTATGCATCTGTAGAAGTCTAACCAACAAGACATAGCATTATCccagaaaatttcaaaaaacCTCTCATTTATTAACCTTAAGTTCATAAAACAATCAAAATCTCTCTACTGATTCCTGCTTCAAATAATAACTTAAGAACACAAATATATGGGACAGAGATATAGGTCAGCATTAAAAGTGtatgaggtcctgaattcaatctccagcTTTGAAAGATTCTTTCAGCCCAAAATGTCCACCATCCTATTATTCTAAATCATATAGTGAAAACAGAGTTCATACTTTAAAATCTAGTGTTAGAAGAgagtgatataaaataaaaatggagctgAGATGTGGTTACTATGTAGGCAAGACTAAGTAACTCCATCTTTCAACATCAAATGTCCACATATGTCAGATACTCTACTATTTCCAAAGACAGAACCTTGCTTTCTGCTtgtttgaaaataatataaattgcCCACTGCAAAATCCTTCGCAGCCCATCATCCCCCTCATCACCACAACTAAGAGCtaagattgaactcaggattaGTTATTCTCAAACTATTTTCATGTACTCACTTTCACGCACTGAAGACAACCAAAAATTGTTTAGAAATGAATATTAAAGTCCCACTGAAATTAAGACATACTCACGTATATATTAAAAAGTACACACGGTCCCACTACTAAACTAGCATACTTCACTTTTCAGAGAGACCTATATGTGATTGCATcttagaaaacaatttaattgTTGACCATCTTTGCAGAGTAACTCTTCAACAAAACATTTGGAGACATTTCCAACTTTTAAAACTCACTTTGTGATGCATTCCTGGGACTCACATTCACTTTTGAGTTTATGATATATCACAGCTCCCACAGCAAGGGGCCCAGCATCTCCACAAAGGAAAGTGACTCTGCGTCCACTCAAATTTCGGAGTGTTCTCTTCACGTAATCCAGGGATCGTAGAAGGTAGGTCTGGTCACCAGTGACCCGGTACAGCTGCAGGTACAAAAGTGCTATGCCTGGAataatccccaccccacccccaaagaaaagCATTAGTATCTTCCTTTTTACCTTCAGGAAGTTATTTTGTAATTATACAGACATCTTCTTCTTCAAACACTCTGTATTTTGAAATGGACAACATAAACAATATCAAgaaaaagtataatttatttcagaaaactgaaatgctgaaaaaaaaaaagctgcaaaaATTAGGATGGAAAAAGCCAAGAAACAAGTTGAAATTTATCATGGGTTAACCAGCCTGATATAATATGTCCACATTTTACtgttagagaagaaaagacacaagacaaCAAGACACACTGCTACTCCAGTCACTCACTCCCTGTTCCCATTCACACCCAGTCTAACCTCAATCTTCTCTTTATCTCAAGCTAATGTAACCCTTTTCTTATGCTTCTTCTCAAATCATTTCCTTCTATGTGATCCCACAGTAAGTGATTACTTTTCTGGACTTTTATGCCACCTTTCTAATTTTctacaatttttcatttttttttttcttttcctcattgaGTAGTTGAGCATATAACCAGTGAGTCAGATGCCCACTTTGGGAGTACTGCATGATGTGGCAGAACCAGGACAGCAGGAGCAGCCTGTCACCAACctctttttaaatatagaaatagaaaTCAGAAGCCAGATGTGATGGCTCAGCATGTGGAAGACAAACACAGCAGTGTCAGGAGTTCAAAGACATTCTCAACTACATGATAGAAACTCATGTAGAAAGGCCAGAATGCATGACTCTGAGACTCTCTATCATTGTCTTCCCTCACCCAAGACAAGAACCAGGAGTTCTACTGAGAGCTCTTTGCAGAAACCCTTTAGAAAATGATTTGCTCTTAAAGCATTTTTAACTCCTGAGTTATGAGCTTCATTTTCTGGACAAtaactcagtctgctttcttggaTGCCGCAATAGTACCAGGGACCCTGTCCTATGCCCAATGCCTGCCAACTCTCCTCACAGCACAGGCAATAGTAGTGAAGTGCACCTCATCCCTGGGCTCCATTTCCAGGCTCACAATTCTAGCTGCTTTCCTGGAGGTGACAACAGTACCAGGAACCCTAGGTAAGACCCACCTTAAGCCCTATGCCTGTCAACTCCCTCTTATTATAGCACACCCAACAGCCTTATACTACACCTCATCACCTGGGCTCCATATTCTGTCCCAAAACTACTGCAGGAGacctctgctttcccagaggcCACACTGGTTCTAAGGACCTCAGAACCAACCTTGGTACCCAAAGCACCAGAGGTCAcaggtctcacacacacacacacacacacacacacacacacgcacgcaccagCAGAAACATACTACCAGACTtgaggggatgacatctgtattgtaaataaataaaatatccaataaaaaagataaaaaaaataaaaataagaaaagaaaaaagaaaagggaaaaaaaaaaaaaaaccaatatctATCCAAAAATCCAATCCTACAGAAGACACTAGAAAGAAATTTCCAACCCATGGAGGTTAACTATCcccaagaaaatacaggaaataaataatttcataccagaaaaaaagaaacacacacacacacacacacacacacgacacacataTACCACCAGTACCACgacaaacatcaaaataacaggaataaacACGAATTGGTCATTAATaattctcaatatcaatggactcaattacccaataaaaaagaaaagagattataTCAGagaaaaagactggaaaaaatttttccaagcaaatgcacccaagaagcaagctggtatacccattctaatatctaacaaaaaagatgttcaatcaaaattaatcaaaagacatggtgaaagacacttcatacacatcaaaagaaaaactatCAAAAGGACATTTCAATTCTATGATAAATTTgactcaaatgcaagggcaccaacatttgtaaaagaaaggttactaaagcttaaatcacacatcagtgtcagggaccactctgccaaaagCTTAGGGGCCAAAAATGTTAGAGCCCGAACTGACCCAAGCTTTGAgggctaaattgtcccagctCGTACTGCTGCTCCTGTTGGTGGGTCAGGATTCAGCAACAGAGAGAGTGAGcgcagatgtgaagaatggagaccagacagagtgtgattcagtcccatttattctcaagtctctcttcttctctctttccaagtttcttgttcctagtccaagtcccaagtctcgagttcctagtccctagttcctagtccctggtgcctccaagttccaagtttccagtctctcttctgtctgcctctcaccttttataagtctgacttctcaagccatgcctttaagtcacacctttaagtcacacacacccaagggaaaatcctgggtatataaaacaagatgttatcagagtatgctcagctgttataggctgttgaaaacaagtctcttgtcagggtatatggctcaagatggctgcaaggatgatagccgccttctgtcggctccccacacatcaacccacacacattaatagtgggagacttcaacacccaactctcagcaatggaaaggtcatccagacagaaagtAAACATAGAAATAATGGAACTAACAAACATTATGACTCAAATGGACCTTACAGATATCTACAGagcatttcacccaaacacaaaagtatataccttcttctcacggaaccttctccaaaattgaccatatacttgatcacaaagcaagtctcaacaaatacaagaagactAAAATAACTCCATGTATATCTTATCAGACAACCAAAGATTAAAGATGGactttaataacaaaaacagcagaaagcctacaaattcatggaaactgaataactctctactgaatgactaCCAGGTCAAGACAGacataaagaaatctaaaattcaatgaaaataaatgcataatatACCCATACTtacgggacacaatgaaagcaatgctaagaagGAAGTCTggaccttcataaagaaattagtgaGATCTTGtattagcaacttaacagcacacctgaaagctctagaacaaaaacacAAGCATGCTCAAAAGCAGTTGAGGGCAGGAAATAACCAATCTTGAGgtctgaaatcaataaaataaaaacaaagagaacaatacaaagaatcaatgaaacaaaaaaaaaatgggtcttaAGAAAATCAAttagatagacaaacccttagccaaactaactaaaaggcagagagagaatcaCACATCCAAATTAACAAACTCAAAATGAAAGGGGGGACATAATAATCGGCACTACTGTTATGTGGGAAATCTAAGGAATCATTGTCtgcaaaagcctgtactccacaaaattgtaaaatctaaatgacatggacaat
Above is a genomic segment from Arvicanthis niloticus isolate mArvNil1 chromosome 4, mArvNil1.pat.X, whole genome shotgun sequence containing:
- the Lancl2 gene encoding lanC-like protein 2 isoform X2, which codes for METKLMQKLVLVHEIVPNFIKRIQTKIKDLLQQMEEGLKTADPHDCSAYTGWTGIALLYLQLYRVTGDQTYLLRSLDYVKRTLRNLSGRRVTFLCGDAGPLAVGAVIYHKLKSECESQECITKLLQMHRTIVSQESELPDELLYGRAGYLYALLYLNTEIGPGTVGETAIKEVVTAIIESGKSLSREERKTERCPLLYQWHRKQYVGAAHGMAGIYYMLMQPEAKVDQDTLIEMVKPSIDYVRHKKFRSGNYPSSLSNETDRLVHWCHGAPGVIHMLLQAYQVFKEEKYLKEAMECSDVIWQRGLLRKGYGICHGTSGNGYSFLSLYHLTQDKKYLYRACKFAEWCLDYGAHGCRIPDRPYSLFEGMAGAVHFLSDILVPETARFPAFELGFLQKD
- the Lancl2 gene encoding lanC-like protein 2 isoform X4, translated to MEEGLKTADPHDCSAYTGWTGIALLYLQLYRVTGDQTYLLRSLDYVKRTLRNLSGRRVTFLCGDAGPLAVGAVIYHKLKSECESQECITKLLQMHRTIVSQESELPDELLYGRAGYLYALLYLNTEIGPGTVGETAIKEVVTAIIESGKSLSREERKTERCPLLYQWHRKQYVGAAHGMAGIYYMLMQPEAKVDQDTLIEMVKPSIDYVRHKKFRSGNYPSSLSNETDRLVHWCHGAPGVIHMLLQAYQVFKEEKYLKEAMECSDVIWQRGLLRKGYGICHGTSGNGYSFLSLYHLTQDKKYLYRACKFAEWCLDYGAHGCRIPDRPYSLFEGMAGAVHFLSDILVPETARFPAFELGFLQKD
- the Lancl2 gene encoding lanC-like protein 2 isoform X1, encoding MGETMSKRLKFHLGEAEMEERSFPNPYPDYEAAASSAGFAAGSAEETGRVCPLPTTEDPGLPFHPNGKIVPNFIKRIQTKIKDLLQQMEEGLKTADPHDCSAYTGWTGIALLYLQLYRVTGDQTYLLRSLDYVKRTLRNLSGRRVTFLCGDAGPLAVGAVIYHKLKSECESQECITKLLQMHRTIVSQESELPDELLYGRAGYLYALLYLNTEIGPGTVGETAIKEVVTAIIESGKSLSREERKTERCPLLYQWHRKQYVGAAHGMAGIYYMLMQPEAKVDQDTLIEMVKPSIDYVRHKKFRSGNYPSSLSNETDRLVHWCHGAPGVIHMLLQAYQVFKEEKYLKEAMECSDVIWQRGLLRKGYGICHGTSGNGYSFLSLYHLTQDKKYLYRACKFAEWCLDYGAHGCRIPDRPYSLFEGMAGAVHFLSDILVPETARFPAFELGFLQKD
- the Lancl2 gene encoding lanC-like protein 2 isoform X3 — translated: MIPGSKMGMLVRWILSRLPIVPNFIKRIQTKIKDLLQQMEEGLKTADPHDCSAYTGWTGIALLYLQLYRVTGDQTYLLRSLDYVKRTLRNLSGRRVTFLCGDAGPLAVGAVIYHKLKSECESQECITKLLQMHRTIVSQESELPDELLYGRAGYLYALLYLNTEIGPGTVGETAIKEVVTAIIESGKSLSREERKTERCPLLYQWHRKQYVGAAHGMAGIYYMLMQPEAKVDQDTLIEMVKPSIDYVRHKKFRSGNYPSSLSNETDRLVHWCHGAPGVIHMLLQAYQVFKEEKYLKEAMECSDVIWQRGLLRKGYGICHGTSGNGYSFLSLYHLTQDKKYLYRACKFAEWCLDYGAHGCRIPDRPYSLFEGMAGAVHFLSDILVPETARFPAFELGFLQKD